One window from the genome of Bdellovibrio sp. NC01 encodes:
- a CDS encoding group II truncated hemoglobin yields MTEKQPTPYEQLGGEEVLRKLVQRFYEIMHTMPEAQGIRQMHPENLRGSEEKLFMFLSGWLGGPNLFIERFGHPRMRMRHFPFKIGKSERDQWMLCMVQAFDDMQIQEPLRSELLHSLLNLADHMRNQPEE; encoded by the coding sequence ATGACAGAGAAACAACCCACACCCTACGAGCAACTTGGTGGCGAAGAAGTTCTTCGCAAGCTTGTGCAACGTTTCTATGAAATCATGCACACGATGCCTGAAGCGCAAGGCATTCGCCAAATGCATCCCGAAAACTTGCGTGGTTCTGAAGAAAAGTTATTTATGTTCTTATCAGGATGGTTGGGGGGACCGAATCTTTTCATCGAGCGTTTCGGTCATCCTCGTATGCGTATGCGCCACTTTCCATTTAAGATCGGCAAATCGGAACGCGATCAATGGATGTTGTGTATGGTGCAAGCATTTGATGACATGCAAATCCAAGAACCACTTCGTTCTGAATTGTTGCACTCCCTTTTAAATTTGGCTGATCACATGCGAAATCAGCCGGAAGAATAG
- a CDS encoding terminase small subunit, with the protein MLTLETLKFIVEYLKDGNAKQSAYRAGIPENYASRQGAWLKKQPMVVAALENDLDPRERLKLDKAIAEIERQMDICKEILGLQEF; encoded by the coding sequence ATGCTCACGCTGGAAACTTTAAAATTTATTGTTGAGTATCTGAAAGATGGAAACGCCAAACAATCGGCTTACCGCGCGGGCATTCCAGAAAACTATGCTTCCCGTCAGGGCGCCTGGTTAAAGAAACAGCCTATGGTTGTTGCGGCACTGGAAAACGATCTTGATCCACGCGAACGATTGAAGCTTGATAAAGCGATTGCGGAAATTGAGCGACAAATGGATATCTGTAAAGAGATTCTTGGACTTCAAGAGTTTTAG